The following are encoded in a window of Sphingobium sp. AP49 genomic DNA:
- a CDS encoding DUF4168 domain-containing protein translates to MTGLNLSKIIKTGVASVALLAAYSVSAQTPAAPAPGAPAAGASSFSDADIQQFAAAAVEVTKIQSDTAIAAADKQPKMLAALQSKGMPPEKFNQIGQAAASDPALQQRIQAAAGASAPAAPASPAAPASPPQQ, encoded by the coding sequence TTGACGGGTCTCAACCTCTCGAAAATCATCAAGACCGGTGTCGCATCGGTCGCGCTGCTGGCGGCTTATTCGGTTTCTGCGCAGACGCCGGCCGCGCCAGCGCCCGGTGCCCCAGCTGCGGGCGCAAGCAGCTTCAGTGATGCCGATATCCAGCAGTTCGCGGCAGCTGCGGTCGAAGTGACCAAGATTCAGTCGGACACGGCCATCGCCGCTGCGGACAAGCAGCCCAAGATGCTGGCTGCGCTCCAGTCAAAGGGCATGCCGCCCGAAAAGTTCAACCAGATCGGCCAGGCTGCAGCCTCCGATCCGGCGTTGCAGCAGCGCATCCAGGCAGCGGCTGGCGCATCGGCACCGGCAGCGCCCGCTAGTCCGGCCGCTCCGGCCAGCCCGCCGCAGCAATAA
- the bioD gene encoding dethiobiotin synthase: MTRLIVTGTDTDIGKTVFAAGLAAALGAYYWKPIQAGVDPQGDKERVATLSGLPPERILPEAYRLATPASPHLAARIDGVDISLDRLALPKVDGPLVVEGAGGVLVPVSESLLMADLFAYWGQPAILCARTGLGTINHSLLSIEALRARGVHVVGIAFIGEAHEENERIIPHIAGVPSLGRLPLLDPLDRDSLAAAFKAHIHLPDNFNGR; the protein is encoded by the coding sequence ATGACCCGCCTGATCGTCACCGGCACCGATACCGACATCGGTAAGACCGTCTTCGCCGCCGGCCTCGCCGCGGCGCTCGGCGCTTATTATTGGAAGCCGATCCAGGCCGGCGTCGATCCGCAGGGCGACAAGGAACGGGTCGCCACCCTGTCCGGCCTGCCGCCCGAACGCATCCTGCCCGAAGCCTATCGTCTCGCCACGCCGGCCTCGCCGCATCTCGCCGCGCGGATCGATGGCGTCGACATCTCGCTCGACCGCCTGGCCCTGCCCAAGGTGGATGGCCCGCTGGTGGTGGAAGGGGCCGGCGGCGTGCTGGTGCCGGTCAGCGAAAGCCTGCTGATGGCGGACCTGTTTGCCTATTGGGGACAGCCCGCAATCCTGTGTGCCCGCACCGGTCTTGGCACGATCAACCACAGCCTGCTCAGTATAGAAGCGCTACGCGCGCGCGGCGTCCATGTCGTCGGCATTGCCTTCATCGGCGAGGCGCATGAGGAGAATGAGCGGATCATCCCGCATATCGCCGGGGTGCCCAGTCTAGGCCGTTTGCCGCTGCTCGATCCGCTCGACCGGGACAGTCTGGCGGCGGCTTTCAAGGCGCATATCCACCTTCCCGATAATTTCAACGGTCGATAA
- a CDS encoding adenosylmethionine--8-amino-7-oxononanoate transaminase, with protein MTSPVWHPFTQHGLNEPIPHVVRAEGATLHLADGSTLVDAISSWWVTTHGHCHPRIASAIARQAGQLDQLIFAGYTHEPAEAVARGLVDIMPQARGRDPLAHVFFSDSGSTAVEVALKMALGYWHNRALDGLGDARSRILVLEHSYHGDTIGAMSIGERGVYNAAWTPLLFDVGTIPFPHPGREPETLAALEAACADRPAAFIVEPLILGAGGMLIYPPHVLRAMAHICARHDVLFIADEVMTGWGRTGTRFACEQAEVVPDIMAVAKGITGGAIPLAATLATSRIFEAHRSTDRARLFYHSSSYTANAIACAAAAENLAIWREEDVRGRIDTLVRGLADRLAILAGHPAFANLRQIGTIMAIDLVTADAGYLSDLAPRLRAFFLERGILLRPLGNTIYLMPPYCIDAQQLDAVFAALVAAGDRFGVPS; from the coding sequence ATGACCTCTCCTGTCTGGCACCCCTTCACCCAGCACGGCCTCAACGAGCCTATTCCCCATGTCGTCCGGGCGGAGGGGGCGACCCTGCATCTGGCTGATGGCAGCACGCTCGTCGATGCTATTTCCAGCTGGTGGGTCACGACTCATGGTCATTGCCATCCGCGCATCGCCTCTGCCATCGCGCGTCAGGCTGGACAGCTCGACCAGTTGATCTTCGCGGGTTACACCCATGAACCGGCCGAGGCAGTCGCGCGCGGCCTGGTCGATATCATGCCGCAGGCGCGGGGCCGCGATCCGCTGGCCCATGTCTTCTTTTCCGACAGCGGGTCGACCGCGGTGGAAGTCGCGCTCAAGATGGCGCTCGGCTATTGGCATAATCGTGCGCTCGACGGGCTGGGCGATGCGCGCAGCCGCATCCTGGTGCTGGAGCACAGCTATCATGGTGACACGATCGGGGCGATGTCCATCGGCGAGCGCGGGGTTTATAATGCCGCCTGGACGCCTTTGCTGTTCGATGTCGGCACTATTCCCTTCCCCCATCCGGGCCGCGAGCCGGAAACGCTGGCCGCATTGGAAGCCGCGTGCGCCGACCGGCCAGCCGCCTTCATCGTCGAGCCGCTAATCCTGGGGGCAGGGGGGATGCTGATCTACCCGCCACATGTGTTGCGGGCCATGGCTCATATCTGCGCGCGCCATGACGTGCTGTTCATCGCCGATGAGGTGATGACCGGCTGGGGGCGCACCGGCACCCGGTTCGCCTGCGAGCAGGCGGAGGTGGTGCCGGACATCATGGCGGTGGCCAAAGGCATTACCGGGGGTGCCATTCCGCTCGCTGCGACGCTGGCGACTTCGCGCATCTTCGAGGCGCATCGATCGACTGACCGGGCGCGGCTCTTCTACCATTCGTCCAGCTATACCGCGAACGCCATTGCCTGCGCCGCCGCCGCTGAAAATCTTGCGATATGGCGGGAGGAGGATGTGCGGGGGCGGATCGATACGCTGGTGCGCGGCCTTGCCGATCGACTGGCCATATTGGCCGGCCATCCGGCCTTTGCTAACCTGCGCCAGATTGGCACGATCATGGCGATCGATCTTGTTACGGCCGATGCGGGGTACCTCTCCGATCTTGCGCCGCGACTGCGCGCCTTCTTTCTGGAACGGGGTATCTTGCTAAGGCCGCTCGGCAACACCATCTATCTCATGCCGCCCTATTGCATCGATGCGCAGCAGCTCGATGCCGTCTTTGCGGCGCTCGTCGCTGCCGGCGATCGCTTTGGCGTGCCGTCCTGA
- the yacG gene encoding DNA gyrase inhibitor YacG yields the protein MSPDLGACPVCGQRTQAEIRPFCSTRCRDRDLLRWLGEGYRVAGPPADEDMQKNGNYGLDRESD from the coding sequence ATGTCGCCTGATTTGGGGGCCTGCCCGGTCTGCGGCCAGCGCACCCAGGCTGAAATTCGGCCATTTTGCAGCACCCGTTGCCGTGATCGCGACCTGCTGCGATGGTTGGGCGAGGGCTATCGGGTAGCCGGTCCGCCGGCCGATGAAGACATGCAAAAAAATGGCAATTATGGGCTGGACAGGGAGTCGGATTGA
- a CDS encoding OmpA family protein — MRSLAPALALCVMLAACDRPAGNAVDNGANAANAVENDMTANGADNAAEPVRSILRPEVAEPEAPKIEPLDVTIAFGASGLKLDDPARAALDTLVDTPAIKTGGAITLRGHSDSKGNDGDNRVASRIRAEAVEAYLLEKGIAKDRITLIALGETRPVSPNAKEDGSDDPEGRAKNRRVDIHVAVPMVVVPTAAVLPSISPVDRKDKP, encoded by the coding sequence ATGAGGAGCCTTGCCCCCGCGCTGGCCCTTTGCGTCATGCTGGCCGCATGTGATCGGCCGGCAGGCAATGCCGTGGATAATGGCGCCAACGCCGCCAATGCGGTGGAGAACGACATGACGGCCAATGGCGCTGACAATGCCGCTGAGCCGGTCCGCTCGATCCTGCGCCCCGAAGTGGCCGAACCCGAGGCGCCGAAGATCGAACCGCTCGACGTCACCATCGCCTTCGGCGCGTCCGGACTGAAGCTGGACGATCCCGCCCGCGCCGCGCTCGATACGCTGGTTGACACGCCGGCGATCAAGACGGGCGGAGCGATCACGCTGCGCGGCCATAGTGATAGCAAGGGCAATGACGGCGACAATCGCGTAGCCTCCCGCATCCGGGCCGAAGCGGTCGAGGCCTATCTGCTCGAAAAGGGCATCGCCAAGGATCGCATCACCCTGATCGCGCTAGGCGAAACCCGGCCGGTGTCCCCCAATGCAAAGGAGGACGGCAGCGACGATCCCGAAGGCCGGGCGAAGAATCGCCGGGTCGATATCCATGTCGCGGTGCCCATGGTCGTCGTGCCGACAGCGGCCGTGCTGCCCAGCATCTCGCCGGTGGACCGCAAGGACAAGCCATAG
- a CDS encoding AcvB/VirJ family lysyl-phosphatidylglycerol hydrolase gives MARDSDIRKMSAIKRGEIMTVRQRLAALAMVVMILLAPASDAGEAPLHLVAHESSYSLAPLGEIHLHRPASVPRAIVLLLSDKNGWGSAETVMARSLAKQGFLVAGASTPSLVQRLEKAPGKCINPNYALIALSRDVQHRAEVDRYHKPIVAGLGAGATLAFGALAQWPDGSYQGVISIDPVPSLAGRKPWCAAPGFAAGRVTGPHAGWRFAPNRHNRIGWIALQSAEPPSIAPQRLLHFVAAVPGARLIRLPRQGDSTQPPNQLNEQVGSSILSLLPRPAAAPLPGHIPLPDMPLTLVPATGKGVDDLMAIAYSGDGGWVGIDRDLATQLAGAGIPVVGIDSLAYFWTARTPQGAGQDLAQLIRAFSQRWQKRRVLLIGYSFGADVMPYMVDNLDLDARSRIDSVALLGLSATADFQFHLSSWLDIDSANARPTLPAIQRMKGIRLLCVRGQVEAESACAAIPPGQAQQFIVPGDHHFNRNAALLARIILGRRKAGFVAR, from the coding sequence ATGGCCCGCGATAGCGATATCAGGAAGATGTCAGCCATCAAGCGAGGAGAAATCATGACGGTTCGTCAACGGCTCGCTGCCCTTGCCATGGTCGTTATGATCCTGCTGGCGCCAGCCTCCGATGCTGGCGAAGCACCGCTTCATCTGGTGGCTCATGAAAGCAGCTACAGCCTCGCGCCCCTCGGCGAAATCCATCTCCATCGGCCCGCTAGCGTCCCCCGCGCCATCGTCCTGCTGTTGTCCGACAAAAATGGTTGGGGTAGCGCTGAAACGGTCATGGCCCGCAGCTTGGCGAAACAGGGCTTTCTGGTCGCAGGTGCCTCTACGCCGTCGCTGGTCCAAAGGCTCGAAAAGGCACCTGGCAAGTGCATAAATCCCAATTACGCTCTGATTGCTCTGTCGCGCGATGTCCAGCATCGAGCAGAGGTCGATCGTTATCACAAGCCGATAGTGGCCGGGCTCGGCGCGGGTGCGACATTGGCGTTCGGCGCGCTCGCCCAATGGCCCGATGGCAGCTATCAAGGGGTAATATCGATCGATCCGGTACCCAGCCTTGCCGGTCGCAAGCCCTGGTGCGCGGCGCCCGGTTTCGCCGCCGGTCGCGTCACCGGTCCGCATGCCGGATGGCGCTTCGCCCCCAATCGCCACAATCGGATCGGCTGGATCGCGTTACAGTCGGCCGAACCGCCGAGCATCGCTCCGCAGCGTCTACTCCATTTCGTGGCCGCCGTGCCCGGCGCGCGTCTGATCCGCCTCCCCCGGCAAGGCGATAGTACCCAACCCCCGAACCAATTAAACGAGCAGGTGGGAAGCTCGATCCTGTCGCTGCTGCCCCGCCCGGCAGCGGCTCCGCTACCGGGACACATACCGCTCCCTGACATGCCACTTACTCTGGTTCCGGCAACCGGCAAAGGAGTCGATGACCTGATGGCGATCGCTTATTCCGGCGATGGCGGCTGGGTCGGCATCGACCGTGATCTTGCGACCCAACTGGCCGGCGCGGGCATACCCGTAGTCGGGATCGACAGCCTTGCCTATTTCTGGACCGCCCGAACACCACAAGGCGCTGGGCAGGATCTGGCACAGTTGATCCGGGCGTTCAGTCAGCGCTGGCAAAAGCGGCGCGTCTTGCTGATCGGCTATAGTTTCGGGGCAGATGTCATGCCTTATATGGTGGACAATCTGGACCTCGATGCACGCTCGCGCATCGATAGCGTGGCGTTGCTTGGCCTCAGTGCTACCGCCGACTTCCAGTTCCACCTGTCATCCTGGCTGGATATCGATTCCGCCAACGCGCGCCCTACACTCCCGGCAATCCAACGAATGAAAGGGATCCGGCTACTGTGCGTGCGCGGGCAGGTAGAAGCTGAGAGCGCTTGTGCTGCGATCCCGCCGGGGCAAGCGCAGCAATTCATCGTACCGGGCGATCATCACTTCAACCGCAATGCGGCGCTGCTTGCACGGATCATTCTTGGCCGCAGGAAGGCTGGATTCGTGGCGCGCTGA
- a CDS encoding M13-type metalloendopeptidase, which produces MKFLLMGAAATGLALAATVAYADQPATSTAAAPTATAKPTYGAYGFDTAGMDTSVKPGDDFYDYANGTWLKNTPIPADKSNYGAFTVLDELSQKRTREILDGAKTDPNSKIGVAYATYLDSAAVEAKGLAPIKPWLAEIGAVKDLKAYAALSGKAARAGVRGPFRFYVGQDDKDPETYILSMMQGGLGLPDRDYYLDQGEKMAAIRTAYVAHLEQMLTLLGEPDAKARAAALMAFETEIAKVHWTQVDSRDADKTYNKMSLAALQKAAPGFDFAAYFGAVGLKPADLLVAQPSAVTGEAALIAKTPIGVLKDSLLLRSLHQYADYLPDTIASADFAFYGTTLSGTPEREERWKRGVTFLKDSLGEEVGKVYVAKYFPPETKAAMDQLVKNVLSAMGRRIDGLPWMSDEAKARAHKKLAAFTPKIGYPDRWRDYSGLTIKSGDLFGNAMRSNQFDFDYNIGKLGKPIYRWEWGMTPMEINAYANFGMVEIVFPAAILQPPFFDPHADPAVNYGGIGAVIGHELSHHFDDQGAKYDETGKLNQWWTDQDVANFKALTAKLGAQYDAYEPFPGAHVKGAFTMGENIGDLGGLAVALDAYHASLGGKAAPVIDGMTGDQRFFLGWAQVWRRNYREANLRQRLVTDPHAPSQYRADIVRNFDAWYDAFKPAPGGKIYLDPKDRVKIW; this is translated from the coding sequence ATGAAGTTCCTCCTGATGGGCGCTGCCGCCACTGGCCTCGCGCTTGCCGCGACCGTAGCCTATGCCGACCAGCCCGCCACCTCGACCGCCGCTGCCCCGACTGCGACCGCCAAGCCGACCTACGGCGCCTACGGCTTCGACACCGCTGGCATGGACACCTCGGTCAAGCCCGGTGACGATTTCTACGACTATGCCAATGGCACCTGGCTGAAGAACACGCCGATCCCGGCGGACAAGTCCAACTATGGCGCCTTCACCGTGCTGGACGAACTGTCGCAGAAGCGCACCCGCGAGATTTTGGACGGCGCCAAGACCGATCCCAACAGCAAGATCGGCGTCGCCTATGCGACCTATCTGGACTCGGCTGCGGTCGAGGCGAAGGGCCTCGCTCCGATCAAGCCCTGGCTCGCCGAAATCGGCGCGGTCAAGGATCTGAAGGCCTATGCCGCCCTCTCCGGCAAGGCGGCGCGCGCCGGCGTGCGCGGCCCGTTCCGCTTCTATGTCGGCCAGGACGACAAGGATCCTGAAACCTACATCCTCTCGATGATGCAGGGTGGCCTGGGCCTGCCCGACCGCGACTATTATCTCGACCAGGGCGAGAAGATGGCGGCGATCCGCACCGCCTATGTCGCCCATCTCGAACAGATGCTGACTTTGCTGGGCGAACCCGATGCCAAGGCCCGCGCTGCCGCGCTGATGGCGTTCGAGACCGAGATCGCCAAGGTCCACTGGACCCAGGTCGACAGCCGCGACGCGGACAAGACCTATAATAAGATGAGCCTCGCCGCGCTGCAGAAGGCCGCGCCCGGTTTCGACTTCGCCGCCTATTTCGGCGCCGTTGGTCTCAAGCCTGCGGACCTGCTGGTCGCTCAGCCGTCGGCCGTCACCGGCGAGGCCGCGCTGATCGCCAAGACGCCGATCGGCGTGCTGAAGGACAGCCTGCTGCTGCGCAGCCTGCATCAATATGCCGACTATCTGCCGGACACTATCGCCAGCGCCGATTTCGCCTTCTATGGCACCACCCTGTCGGGCACGCCCGAGCGCGAGGAACGCTGGAAGCGCGGCGTCACCTTCCTCAAGGACTCGCTGGGTGAGGAAGTCGGCAAAGTCTATGTCGCCAAATATTTCCCGCCCGAAACCAAGGCGGCGATGGACCAGCTGGTCAAGAATGTCCTGTCCGCCATGGGGCGCCGCATCGATGGCCTGCCGTGGATGAGCGACGAGGCCAAGGCCCGTGCCCACAAGAAGCTCGCCGCCTTCACGCCCAAGATCGGCTATCCCGATCGCTGGCGCGACTATAGCGGCCTGACCATCAAGTCGGGCGACCTGTTCGGCAATGCGATGCGGTCGAACCAGTTCGACTTCGACTATAATATCGGCAAGCTGGGCAAGCCCATCTATCGCTGGGAATGGGGCATGACCCCGATGGAGATCAATGCCTATGCCAATTTCGGCATGGTCGAGATCGTCTTTCCGGCCGCCATCCTGCAGCCGCCCTTCTTCGATCCCCACGCCGACCCGGCGGTCAATTATGGCGGCATCGGCGCGGTGATCGGCCATGAACTCAGCCATCATTTCGACGACCAGGGCGCGAAATATGACGAGACCGGCAAGCTCAACCAGTGGTGGACCGATCAGGACGTCGCCAATTTCAAGGCGCTGACCGCCAAGCTCGGCGCTCAATATGACGCCTATGAGCCCTTCCCGGGCGCGCATGTGAAGGGCGCCTTCACCATGGGCGAGAATATCGGCGATCTGGGCGGCCTGGCCGTCGCGCTCGACGCCTATCATGCCTCGCTGGGCGGAAAGGCCGCGCCGGTGATCGACGGCATGACCGGCGACCAGCGCTTCTTCCTGGGCTGGGCGCAGGTGTGGCGCCGCAATTATCGCGAAGCCAATCTGCGCCAGCGCCTGGTCACCGATCCGCACGCGCCGTCGCAGTATCGCGCCGACATCGTGCGCAATTTCGACGCCTGGTATGATGCGTTCAAGCCAGCGCCGGGCGGCAAGATCTATCTCGATCCCAAGGATCGGGTGAAGATCTGGTAA
- a CDS encoding hydrolase, whose product MSITATPTPAKALLNPSNHALVLIDFQSQMAFATKSIAPELLRNNAALVSNAAAGFNVPTILTTVAEKSFSGPMFSEITEAFNNQPMLDRTSMNTWEDAAVIEEVNRIGKERLVFAGLWTSVCIVGPVLSAIEQGFEAYVITDASGDISEEAHERAVERMIQAGARPITSLQYLLELQRDWARTETYDMTTGIARKWGGAYGLGITYAKTMFGASEGGH is encoded by the coding sequence ATGTCGATCACCGCCACCCCGACCCCTGCCAAGGCCCTGCTGAATCCCAGCAACCACGCCCTGGTCCTCATCGATTTCCAGTCGCAGATGGCTTTTGCCACCAAGTCGATCGCGCCTGAATTGCTGCGCAACAATGCCGCGCTGGTTTCCAACGCCGCCGCCGGCTTCAATGTCCCCACCATCCTCACCACCGTCGCTGAAAAGAGCTTTTCCGGCCCGATGTTCAGCGAGATCACCGAAGCCTTCAACAACCAGCCGATGCTCGATCGCACCTCGATGAACACCTGGGAAGATGCTGCGGTGATCGAGGAAGTGAACCGCATCGGCAAGGAACGTCTGGTGTTCGCCGGTCTGTGGACCAGCGTCTGCATCGTCGGTCCGGTCCTGTCGGCCATCGAACAGGGGTTCGAGGCCTATGTCATCACCGATGCCAGCGGTGATATCAGCGAGGAAGCCCATGAACGCGCCGTCGAGCGCATGATCCAGGCGGGCGCCCGTCCGATCACCTCGCTGCAATATCTGCTGGAACTTCAGCGCGACTGGGCACGTACCGAAACCTACGACATGACCACCGGTATCGCCCGCAAATGGGGCGGCGCCTATGGCTTGGGCATCACCTACGCCAAGACCATGTTCGGCGCATCGGAAGGCGGCCACTAA
- a CDS encoding sodium:proton antiporter, with protein sequence MVAAMHEQALVIALIGILGIGAQWIAWRTGWPAIALMLAAGVIGGPVTGLIDPKLTFGELLEPMVSVAVALILFEGGLSLNFRELRKTDGAVTRLVVLGAPIGWVLGAFALYYVAGLVWPVAILFAGILVVTGPTVVLPLLRQSNVAARPRAILKWEAIVNDPVGALLGLATYEYLRRSSEGSTLAAVILSLVAAAIIAGLIGWLAARAIGWAFQRGHVPEYLKAPILLVAVIGVFVLSNLIQAETGLVTVTVMGVALANMKFDSLRDIQPFKENVTVLLISGVFVILSASLDLNVLRQFEWRFLAYLLVLLFVVRPATVLLSLAFSPVPWNERLLVAWIAPRGIVAVAISGLFALRLDRLGYGDGAILVTLSFSIVVATILFHGFSIKPVARLLKVTGAQDKGLLLVGATPFSLSLAAQLRQLEVPVMIADNSWQRLAPARHGGIPTYHGEILAEATEERLDLTQFQVLAATSENEAYNALVCNEFAPEVGRDNVYQLGDASDDHDPRALPESLRGRALFDSGLGVEEIMIREDTGWTFRKTRISDQFGFEAAKADLPIDADMLLLLRKNGTMRFFTHASRPTPQPGDTILSYVPPTHKTRKKQEGEEE encoded by the coding sequence ATGGTTGCGGCCATGCATGAACAGGCCCTTGTAATTGCGCTGATCGGCATATTGGGCATTGGCGCTCAATGGATTGCCTGGCGCACCGGCTGGCCCGCCATTGCCCTGATGCTCGCCGCCGGCGTCATCGGTGGCCCGGTGACCGGCCTTATCGATCCCAAGCTCACCTTCGGCGAACTGCTCGAACCCATGGTCTCGGTGGCGGTCGCCCTGATCCTGTTTGAGGGCGGGCTCAGCCTGAACTTCCGCGAATTGCGCAAGACCGACGGCGCTGTCACCCGGCTGGTGGTGCTGGGCGCACCGATCGGATGGGTGTTGGGCGCGTTCGCCCTCTATTATGTCGCGGGTCTCGTCTGGCCGGTGGCCATCCTGTTCGCGGGCATCCTGGTCGTAACCGGGCCAACGGTGGTGCTGCCGCTGCTGCGCCAGTCCAATGTCGCCGCCCGCCCGCGCGCCATCCTCAAATGGGAAGCGATCGTCAACGATCCGGTCGGCGCACTGCTGGGCCTTGCTACCTATGAATATCTGCGCCGGTCGAGCGAGGGCAGCACGCTGGCGGCGGTCATCCTGTCGCTGGTCGCCGCCGCGATCATCGCTGGCCTGATCGGCTGGCTGGCCGCCCGCGCGATCGGCTGGGCGTTCCAGCGCGGCCATGTGCCCGAATATCTGAAAGCTCCGATCCTGCTCGTCGCAGTGATCGGCGTTTTCGTCCTGTCCAACCTCATCCAGGCGGAAACCGGCCTTGTCACTGTGACGGTGATGGGCGTCGCGCTGGCCAACATGAAGTTCGACTCCCTGCGCGACATCCAGCCGTTCAAGGAAAATGTCACCGTCCTGCTGATCTCGGGCGTGTTTGTGATCTTGTCGGCCTCGCTCGACCTCAATGTGCTGCGTCAGTTTGAATGGCGCTTCCTGGCCTATCTGCTGGTGCTGCTGTTCGTCGTCCGCCCGGCGACGGTGCTGCTCAGCCTTGCCTTCTCGCCGGTGCCCTGGAATGAGCGGCTGCTGGTCGCCTGGATCGCGCCGCGCGGTATCGTCGCGGTCGCCATTTCGGGTCTCTTTGCGCTGCGGCTCGATCGGCTGGGCTATGGCGATGGCGCCATCCTCGTCACCCTGTCCTTCTCGATCGTGGTCGCGACCATCCTGTTCCACGGCTTCTCGATCAAGCCGGTCGCCCGGCTGCTCAAGGTCACGGGCGCGCAGGACAAGGGACTGCTGCTGGTCGGCGCAACCCCCTTCAGCCTAAGCCTCGCCGCCCAGTTGCGCCAGCTGGAGGTGCCGGTGATGATCGCCGACAATAGCTGGCAGCGTCTGGCCCCCGCCCGCCATGGCGGCATCCCGACCTATCATGGCGAGATATTGGCGGAGGCGACCGAGGAACGGCTGGACCTGACCCAGTTCCAGGTGCTCGCGGCCACGTCGGAAAATGAGGCCTATAACGCGCTCGTCTGCAATGAGTTTGCGCCGGAAGTCGGCCGCGACAATGTCTATCAGCTTGGCGACGCCAGCGACGATCATGATCCGCGCGCGCTGCCGGAATCACTGCGCGGCCGCGCCCTGTTCGATTCTGGACTGGGCGTTGAGGAAATCATGATCCGTGAGGATACAGGCTGGACCTTCCGCAAGACGCGGATCAGCGACCAGTTTGGTTTCGAGGCAGCCAAGGCGGACCTGCCGATCGATGCGGACATGCTGCTGCTGTTGCGCAAAAACGGGACGATGCGTTTCTTCACCCATGCGTCGCGACCGACGCCGCAGCCGGGCGACACGATCCTGTCCTATGTGCCGCCCACCCATAAGACCCGCAAGAAACAGGAAGGAGAGGAGGAATGA
- the infA gene encoding translation initiation factor IF-1, with amino-acid sequence MAKEELLEMRGQVVELLPNAMFRVRLENDHEILGHTAGKMRKNRIRVLVGDEVLVELTPYDLTKGRITYRFK; translated from the coding sequence ATGGCCAAAGAAGAACTGCTTGAAATGCGCGGACAGGTTGTGGAGCTTCTCCCCAACGCCATGTTCCGCGTGCGCCTTGAGAATGATCATGAAATTCTCGGTCACACTGCTGGCAAGATGCGTAAGAACCGCATCCGCGTGCTGGTCGGTGACGAAGTGCTGGTCGAACTGACGCCATACGACCTGACCAAGGGTCGGATCACGTACCGCTTCAAATAA
- a CDS encoding nucleoside triphosphate pyrophosphatase, translating into MRLILASASPRRHDLLGQIGVVPDAVDPADIDETPGKAELPAAYAARVAAEKGALVAARHPGALVLSGDTVVAAGRRILPKAESEGEVRACLDLLSGRRHRVYSAITLIDATGVVRHRLSTSIVIFKRLERSEIDCYIASGEGFGKAGGYAIQGRAAGLIRSIQGSHSAIMGLPLYETRTLLKAAGYPLD; encoded by the coding sequence ATGCGACTCATTCTAGCTTCGGCTTCCCCCAGGCGGCATGATCTTCTGGGGCAGATAGGTGTCGTCCCCGATGCCGTTGATCCTGCCGATATCGACGAAACACCGGGCAAGGCGGAGCTGCCGGCCGCCTATGCCGCGCGGGTCGCGGCCGAAAAAGGCGCGCTGGTTGCCGCCCGTCACCCGGGTGCACTGGTCTTGTCGGGCGATACCGTGGTTGCCGCTGGCCGCCGCATCCTGCCCAAGGCGGAAAGCGAAGGGGAAGTGCGCGCCTGTCTTGACCTATTGTCGGGCCGTCGGCACCGCGTTTACAGCGCGATCACGCTGATCGATGCGACAGGTGTGGTGCGGCACCGCCTTTCTACCAGTATCGTTATTTTCAAGCGGCTGGAGCGGAGCGAGATCGACTGTTATATTGCCAGCGGCGAAGGGTTTGGCAAGGCGGGCGGCTATGCGATCCAGGGTCGTGCAGCCGGGTTGATCCGTAGCATTCAGGGGAGCCACAGCGCTATCATGGGCCTGCCGCTCTATGAAACTCGCACGTTGCTCAAGGCGGCGGGTTACCCATTAGACTGA